The Hippopotamus amphibius kiboko isolate mHipAmp2 chromosome 16, mHipAmp2.hap2, whole genome shotgun sequence genomic interval cagggaatttccagccTGTTTCTTTTAGGATGAGTACTGACAAATGTGTTTGCAAGGACCAGCGAATCTGCACCTTCCCCACACCTAAGGACCATCGCTTTGACAGTAGGGCTCGGCTGTTCTTTCCAGGTTCCTGTCCCCGTGGGGCTCTGCTCACCTGCACCCCCAGTGCGGCAGGTCACAGAGGCAGACTGGGCCCTCATTCCATCCCAGACGGTTGTGATGGTGGCTGAGTAGGACTGAGCGGGCCTGAGTCCTGACACCCTCACGCCCCTCCCACAGGAAGCATTGTTCTGGGAGTCCCACTGCCTGCCCACTTCCAACTCAAAGGCCTCATAGCCTCCTCGGGGGCAGGACCAGGTCAGGATGACCCTGTGGCCCCCCGAGGCACTGATGCAGGTGATGGTGACGGGGTCCGGGTCTGTGTGGGCGGAAAGGGGAATCGGTCGGCTCCATCCAAGGGGGCTTTCCACCTCCGCGCTCCCCACCTGTCAGGCCAGTGTTCTGAGAACCAGCtcaccccttccttcccccaaacCAAAGTACCCCTTCATCCCTCATTTTCTGTTGTCCCCAGATGGACATGCCCACTTAAACTACAACTCCCATGAGCCCTTGGACTCTGGGTCACTGCAGCTCAAGAAGTCATGACCCCATGGCCTGATGGGATTTGGAGTCTACTCACCTCTTACTGCCCTCAGGTCTGATCTAagttactacctggccctttacaggaaaagttgaCTGGTCCATGAACTACTTATTTTCAGCTGCACtttaaggttcacagcaaaagTGAGTGGAAGGTACAAGGgcttcccatataccccctgcccccCGTCATGCATAGTCTCCCCCATAGACAACATCCCCAAAGAGGTACATTTGTTACCATTGATGGACACGACAATCACCCAACGTCCGTACTcgattccttttcatggctgaataatactccactcTACAGACAGGTGACAATTTGTTTCTCCCcagctgatggacattcaggtttcCACATCTGGGGCTGTTAAAAATAACACTGCCTGAATATTCACACTGTATTTCAGTTCTGTGGAGTATACCCCCAGGAGGGGCCGAACTCTCTTTTCACAGACTCTGTGACTATCCTCTCCCTAGCCCGCTCCAGCCACCAACTTTGTCCCCTGCTCCACCACCAGCTCACAACCCCCCTTCAATCTTCCCAGGAGTGTCTCACTAGTTTTGCTGCTCTGTGGCCATCCGTCTCTCTGCTCCATGCTTTCCTTCCTCGTGTGGTTCAAGACCTGAAGCCCTGTTTGTTCACCATCTTGAAACAATTCCCTGCCTGCCTTCAGGTGTTTACCCAGCACCTACAACTTCCTGCAGGTGGGACCACAGGCTGAACCAGTACCGGGGACTCCAAGGGCAAACAGCCTCTTCCGGTCCTGGCCAAGCTCGCGCTGCGGTGAGGAGACAGACTGGGAAGGTAACCACAGAGTGACATGAAATGGGCTGTAATGGTGAGAGCACCAAGGAAGCATCTGTCTGTTGGGGGAGGCGATGTCGGGCCTGAGTCCGTGCAAGCGCAGGACTTGGTCAACTGAAAAGTTGCGTTGAGAATTCATCACAGGGGAGAGCCCACGTCAGGGctaagagggaggagagggctggggcAATCTGGGGGCATTTCAGTGTGACCAGAACTCTGTGTGGGAACGGGACTGCAGGGAGTGACCTTGAATCTATAGTCAGCCTGCAGGGTGGTGAACACATGGAAGCTGGGAGAGGAATGCTTCCTGGATCAGGCAAGGAAGCTCTGTGCTCTTTTCTCACACCTTTGCCCTGTGTGCctcttccatctggctattcCTGAGTTACACCCTATGATAAACCAGTGATCTAGTAAGCAAAAtggttttctgagttctgtgagcagcTCTAACAAATCAAGCCAACCGAAGGAGGGGAtcttgggaacctctgatttatagttGGTCAGGAGCACAGGTTAACAATCTGGGCTTGTGATTGGAGTGTgaagtagggggtgggggtaaaAAGGGGCAGACTTGCaggactgagtccttaacctgtgggacaGTGTCAGAATTGTGTTGACTTGTAGGATacccagctggtgttggagaCTTGCTTGCCGGTGTGGGGAGCAAGCCCTACACTGGAATTGAGTGCAGAGTCATAATTGTTTATCATAATGAAACTCTGaaggataaacaacagggtcctactgtatagcgcacagaactatattcagtatcctatgataaaccataatggaaaagaatattaaaaagagtgtatggggcttcctaggtggcgcagtggttaagtatcctcctgccaatgcaggggacacaggttccagccctgctccaggaagatcccacatgccacggagcagctaagcccgtgcaccacaactattgagcctgtgctctagagcctgtgagccacaactattgagcccatgtgctgcaactactgaagcccacacgcctagagcccgtgctctgcaacaagagaagccacagcaatgaggagcccacacaccacaacgaagagtagcctccactcactgcaactaaagaaagcccgcacacagcaaaaaagacccaacaaagccaataaaataaataaatttataaaaaaaaagtgtatgtatacatatatgtgtgtttgtgtgtaactgaatcactttgctgtatagcataaattaacacagcactgtaaatcaactatacttcaatttaaaaaaaagaaaattaaaagaaaaaagaaaaaaaaagaaacactgaaaacaacccaaatgattAGAAACACCAACATTTAAAGATGAattatggggaattccctggcagtgcagtggttaggactcggtgctttcaatgccagggcctgggttcagttcctggtcagggaactaagatcccgcaagctgtgcagagtggaccaaaaaaaaaaaaaaagatgaattatgCTAGTGGTTGCCTCGGGCTGGAAGGGATGGGTGATTTGTAAAAGGTGCAAGAtctctttttggggtgatgaagatGCCCTAagattgattgtggtgatagctGCACAACTGAATAAACTAAAAACCGCACGCACACTTTAAGTGGGCAGTTGGGTGGTATATGAAGAGCATCTCGATAAAGCTGCGATCAGAACATATTTTTCAGGAATTGAACATAAATGCCTTCACAAAGAAGAACATGGTCACAGCACAGTGATTACAGACTACAATgctgtattataaacttcaaagttgtTAAGAGATTAGATCTTAATTGGTCCCACCACAAGAAATGGTTGTTATGCGATGCCATAGAGGTGCTAGCTAACATTACCAGGGTAATCATACTGTGACATACCAATGTATCAAGTCAACACTAGTACACATTAAAGgtacacagtgttatatgtcaattatatctcaatttaaaaaaacagaacatgcGGTTCAGACAGATGGAGGCTGGAAACACAGCTCCTTAGCACTTATCCCTTGGGTAAGGTTGTTTTGGGGGGCCTTTAGGAGGGGAGAGGGTGCTCACTTTATTCTCCCCCAGTTAGTCTGTCATGAGCCTCTCACCCCTAATGGCTGACAGAGTGATGAGGACCTGGGCAGCGTAGCAGCTAGACATGACCACCAAGTGGGTGTGGGGCTGAAGGAAGGCATGCCAGGCCAATGTAGCATCTGAGATTGTGAAGAGCAGAGCACCCCCACCCAGAACACCTGCCTCATCTGGCCTGAGGCCTTCCTCTGTGGTGAGTGGGGATCCTGGCCTGAAGGTGTGGCAAGGACTAAAAAACAAGGGAGGACTCTGAGAGTCCTTAAAAGCACATTTTGGATGTAGAAGTCTCCTCTCTGTTGTAAGAGTCCCTAAAAATCATCATGGATGTTGAAGTTCCCTCTCTGCTATGAGTCCCTAAAAAAATGACATTATGGATGTAGAAGTCTCCTCTCTGCTATAAGAGTCCctaaaaaaatcacatcatgGATGTAGAAGTCTCCTCTCTGCTTTAAGAGTCCCAAAAATCACATCATGGATGTATGTTTCCCCTCTGCTATAAGAGTCCCTTAAACACATCATGGATATAGAAGTCTCCTCTCTGCTATAAAAGTCCATAAAAGCACATCATGTCTGTAGAAATTGAACAGGGATGGAGAGCAGCTCTTCCTGTCCTCACACGCaaaacctgaggcccagagaggcagtGGGCTGCCCAGGTCACAGCCAGGACAAGGGCCACACCCAGGTTCTTTCTTCTTTAGTACTCTATTCCCACTGTGTTGCTACCTACCCCTTCCTCCAACTACCCTCTTGACTTCCCTCATCTCCTCAACCCTCTCCTCTCCTGATATCGTGATTGTAGTCAGTTGAACTGTGGCCCCCAAAGAGAAATGCCCAAATCCTAAGCCCCAGTACCTATAGATGTGATGTTATTTAGCAATAGGGTCTTTGGAGATGTAATTAAGGATGTCAAGATGAGATCATTTAGGTCTACCCTAAATCCAAGATGATCTCGAGATCCTTAATCCAACAActgggccctaaatccaacaaCTGCTGTCCTCAGGAGAAGACAGATTCACAGAAGAATACCATGTGAAATGTGACTGGGGCCAACAGGAGCTGGAAGACTCAGGAAGGACCCTTCCCTAAAGACCTGGAGGGAGGGCACCCCTGCTAACAcatgattttgaacttctggcctccagaaccatgagagactaaatttctgttgttttaagtcacctaATTTATGGTAATTTGCGAGAGCAGCCATGGGAAACTAACACATTGAACAGTCTCCTCCTGGCCTCAGATGTGTAAaatcctcatctgtacaatgggtatAAAGAATCCCCACCGTCATCAAAGGACCCTGGAGGGGGGTGTTATTCCATATCCCCTAAGCCTTGGGTACCAGGACTGGTCCACAGAGAGTCTGCTGTGGGTACAGTTAACAACACTGCGCTGTACACATCAAAACGTGTTCCGAGGATAGATCTCACAGCAAGTGTTCAATGCACAACACTGAATgcacttaatgtcactgaatcaTCCACTTAAAACTGGCTAAAACGGTAaattttgtgggggaaaaaaaaagaaaatgaaccatTTGCTGTTACTGTGACCACCCCTCCCCAAATAACGCAGATGTCGCCGTTTCAAAGCCCACTTTACTTgggtaacagaaaaataaatcagggcCAAAGGGAAGGGGCAGACACACGTGGAGACCATGTGGGATCACAGAAGCAGGCGGGGGGGCTGGGACGGGCCCAGGATGGGTTGAGGGGTCTGGAATCTGGAATCAGAACCAAGGAAAGGCGGTGGAAACTCAGTAGTGGATTCGGAATTCCAGAAACGGTTCTGTGTCTCTAGATGGACCGGCACCAGCAGATGGGAGTCTGGGGACCTGGCTCCCACTCCCAAGGGTGTTTCTCTGGCCTCACTGGTCTGGGGGTCCCAGGTCCTTGCAGGACGAGAGGGGGTGGACGTCTGCCTGCCTCGGCCCCTAGTTGGACTTGAGCCTGGGGCTCTGGAAGGCTGACAGGCCTATGAGGACCTGGGCAGCATAATAGGTGGTCATGATCACCAGGTGGGCATGGGGCAGGGGATAGGCGAAGGTGTTCCAGGCCAGCACAGCATCCGAAAGCGTGAAGAGCAGGGCACCCCAGCCGGCACTCCCGCCCCTGGCCAGGCCACGCCACAGCATAGCGGCCAGGACCAGGGAGTAAGCCGTCAGGGGCAGGACCATGTCGGGCGGGAGGTGCCAAAGCAGGAAACCATGATACGGGATGGAAACCAGGAGGACAGGCAGCAGGAGGCCAGGCTTCAGGGGAGTAAGGCCAAACGCCCAGATGTAGAGCAGGTGGGCCATGGCGAAGGCAGCCATACCTGGAGGAGACACGGGGGGGGGGGAGCCTGCTAAGCCTCCTGCTTCCTGGCATCACTTTGTTGCCCTCAGAGCCTGAGGGCGAGGACTGTCCCCAAGCACCCGCTCCCACCCTGGCCACACCACTCCATCTGCCGGGATTGCAATGCCGGCTTCCTTGGTGGTCCCCTTTCTTCCTGTTCTCGGCACCAGGATGACCTAAACACACACACTGCGTTCCATCCTTACTCTGCTCAGAACCAACACCCCACCCTGCTCAGCCCCTAGTTGGCTTCACTCACCAGGCACACCCAGTCCAGGGCTTCTACACTTGCTGCCCCTCTGTCTGGAAGCGGCTTCCTTGGAAGGGCACCTGGCTGGTACCCAGCCCCCTTGAAGACATTACCTTCTCAGCAAGGCTGCCCTTGACCAGCGTACTCAGGACTGTAACCCCTGAACACTCATGCAGCCTGAGGCAATGCTGCCCATGCCCTTGTGGAAGGAGAGCTCCGCGGGGGATGAGGTTTGGGTGTGTCTCCCTCACTGCCATCTGTTCCTGAGTGTCCTCTGCATTCCAACCGGCTCAAGCACTCAGCAGACACTCTACTGGGGAGTCACCCCCtgcaccccgccccacccccacccaagggGTCCAAAAGGGACAACACAACACAGCCCCTCTCACCGTAGAGGAAGGCCTCAGGCCAGACGAGGCAACAGTCCCCCACGGCTGAGCACAGAAGGGCCCCCTGCAGGAGCAAGCTGTAGCTCCCGCCGGGGTGCACAGTCCGCAGGAACACCGCCAGGTGGAGGATGGGTAGGCACTTGATCAGGGCACCGACCCAGGACGGCTGGTTCTCAGGGCTCCAGAAGAGGAAGTAGATGGCACAGGTGAGGAAGAACGGGATCAGCCACCTGCCCACATGCTTCAGGGGACGAAGGGGGCCGCTGAGCTCCTGgaacccagcccagcccccagacCCTGGGACCAGGCTCCAAGAACCCTCCTGGCCTTGGTCTCAGCCAGCTCCCAGCCCTCGGGGGTCAGGCCCCAACCAGCCAGGAGTTGGGGGTCGGGGCTTCCACCTCACCCCGACCCAGGGACGCCAGCCATGCTGTCCCGTGCAGGAGGGCAACTGCACAGGGACCAGGACGACCAGCCTCATAGAACCCCGCCCCCCACTTCCTCCAGGTCACTGGGTCCCCAGGAGCCCAGgcccagctccccccccccccccctcagtGGCTCTCACGTGAGCTGAGAAGCAAGGTTTTCCAGGCAGCCCCTCTTTCCGGGAGTCCATGTCAGCCTGTGACCCCCCTAAAATGGCCTGCATGTAGGCACTGGTGGCTTTAGGGGTGGAGGGGACAGCGTGTGGTTACACGTTAACCCGAGGAGCGTCCTGTGGACTCTGGGACTGATAACAGGGCCCAGGGGGATGCTGTCCCCGCCCTGGGGGTAGCCCTGCCTGGCACCTGCCGATAAGGTACCCCTTTGGACCCAGAGGCCTCTCCTCCtccacagccccctgcccctggcttcctccccacctGGGGAGCCATGGCTGCCAACACCCCTCCCATTGTGCTGTGCCTGGCAGGTCAGAAGGGCACAGGGTGCAGAATTCCAACGTCCTCCCCTTCACGAGTAtagggggaagggcagggggccATCGCCAGAGTCCTGGCACAGGCGGGCAGCCTCCTTTCTCCCCTTGCGGTCCTCGACCCTGGCCTTCCCTTGGGAGCCCGCACCACCCTCGGTGCCTCCACCACAAACGCCTGCTGAAGCAACAAGAACTGAACCAGGAGGCCACCGCTGCTGTGCCGGCCCTCAGCTCCAGGAAGGctgcgcccgcgcgtccgccagCGCACCTGGTACGTTCTTCACCTCTCCGTCGGAAGGCCAGGACCCGCTGGGCACCCACCTGTCTGGCTTGGTTGGCTGCCCCCAACCACCACCGCGCCACCAAGGGGAACGGGCTCAGGGGGTGCGGCTCCTGCAACATGGCTGGGCAGGGGAGCGGGCACCAAGTCCCACATGAGGCCGAGCAGCGCTCAGCTCTTCCAGGAAACCCTTCCCGGTCTGAGCAGAAGCTACCCCCACCAGCAGAGCAAGGAGGCCGAGGACCCAAATTCCACACTCCGAGGGTCCCACGCCAGAGGCCATGGTGTGGGCACAGCTCAGGCTCCCCAACCCCACGTCCCAGAACTCAAGGTCTGAGCAGCAGGAGTCTTCAACTGTCTtcctttatttgtttatatttgcaaTATGAAACAGAAGCTCAGCACGAACACACGCACACTCACGCCAGCCTGGGGAGAGGGAGCTGGGACAAGGTCACTTGGCAGCTGGGCTGGACCCCAGACCCTCGGGAGCAGGAGGGGGACCCCAGCCAGACCCCCGCCCAGAGTCCGTGGGAGATGAGGGGTTCTCAGGGAGTGCGCCAGGGCCCCGAAAGAATGTCACTGGGGAGGACCCCTGGGACCAAGACCCCTCGCTCCCTCCCACAGAGCTGGCTAGGCCAGGTGGAGGGGCTTTCAGCTCCCAGCCTGGGTCAAAGTGCAGGGTCCGGGGCAAGAGGGTTCGGGCAAAGGCACGACCCCGACTCGGGTCCTCCCCCAAGGTGGCCCTGAGCTGACAGGTCGAGTGTGGGTGTGGACATCTGCACCGGagggcgggggcgtggggggaggggagggtgggtggcAGCCTCAGGACCCCCCCCACCGCAGCCCCCGTGGGACAGGGTAAAGGCCCAAGCCACCGCCGCCCAGCCCGGCTTCCTTCTGGCTCCCCACCTGCCCACGCTCTCCTCCctcaagatatatatatatatatatatatatatataatatatataatataggtctctctcgctcgctctctctcctttctctctattCGACTCTTATCTTTATTCTAGGAGACAAAACTCCGTGATTTCTTTTCTCAGTgcacatgggggtggggtgggggtctgtCTCCCTGGCACCAGCCTCCTGGGAGTCCAGAGAGGACACGgcgtgggtggggtggggatggggcgaTGGGGCGACAGGGCCGCGGCGGaccccgccctgcccccacccgGACAGGGTCCACGTGGAGTGTGGAGGATTGGGCCGCCACCACCGGGACCAGGCCGTTACCTGGGAACCGAGAGGAAGACCTGTGTGAGGAGCCCGCTGCCCCATGACGTCCCCGTCCGCCCAGCCCCAGCAACCCCTGCCCCCGGCCCTACCACTCACTGGGAGCCCGGGGACGCCGGCCCTCCCGGGGCAGAGCCATTGGGCATCGGGAGCGGCTCAAGGGCCAGGGCACTGTTGGCGGAGAGGGACAGCATGGAGAGATcagccccccccaccgcccccataACAGCAGCTGCCCTGTGAGGCTGTACCACACTCACCTCTGGCTCCGGGGCAGCCCCGAGGACTCTGGGCTCTTCTCCCCCTCCATGGTCTGGGGGGTCTGGTGGGCCCTGGGGACCGGGACAGAGGTAGCAGGGTCTCTGGTTGCCCTGCTGGGGAATCCGTGGGGCTGCCGTCACTGCGCGCTCATCCCTCGGCCCCCCACCAGCGTaagcagggaagcagggcacgGCGCCGGGGGCCCCTCACAGCCAAAGACCCCTGCGAGCTGCCCACCAGCAGGAGCAGCTCAAGGTCCGCAGGACACGCGCTCTGCACACTCTTTGCCCTCGTCCGTTCCTACGGGGCCTTCCCCCCCCAGGGCTGAGCACAGGGCCCTGGGTTCCAGGATCCTCTCTTGTGACCACGTCTGGGCACAGATACAGCCCTAGACCTTCCGTGGCCACGAGACGCTGAGGCATGGCGCACacctgcgggggaggggggtcctGCAAGGGCCACTTGGAGTAGCTCCAGGGCAGGGACAACCCAGGGACCAGGCTTTACCCGCCTCCCCAGATTCTCCCCTTCCTGGCCCCCCAGCAGCTGCTCCCTAGCCAGTTACCTGTCCAAGGAGCTGGGGGCGGAGTGCATCCCTCTGAGGGGGGTCTGGAGGTCCCCAACACGGACCAGGGCCTGGCAGGGGGCTGCGCAGAGGACAGCGGCCCAGAGGTGTGAGACGCAGCGCGCTTAGCACCAGCCTCGCTCCTCAGGACCAGATGTGGACGAGGCCGGGGCAAGGTGGGAGGGCGGAGGGTGAGGtgggcagagtgggggtgggcagggagcagCTCACCCAAGGGCTCCGCGACGTTGCTGCCGTCTGCGGCTTCCTGAGGTGCGGAGGGCGCGGCGGGATCCTGAGACCTAAGAGGCAAGAGAAGGAACCCAAGGGGCAGGTGGGGGCGCTGCTGGAGCCCAAGGCAACCAGGCCCCGGGCACCCCCCTCTAGGGCTCACCTGAGCTGCAGGGTATCGGGGGCTGCAGGGCCAGCCGGACGCGGAGCAGGGAGGTCTGGGGCCACCCCGCGGGGCTCCTGTGGGGCAGGGGGCCCAGAGTGTGGCTCCTTCTCCTTGCAGTCCTGGGGGCCGGTCGGGGCATCCGTAGGCACTGGGTCAAAGGTAGCTGTCCAGCCAGGGCCTGGAAGAGGGAGAGCAGAGCAGGGGTGAGCACAGCGGCAGACAGCCCGGTGTACCCGCCCAAGCCCCGCCCTGCACATTCACCCACCCGCaggctgggggccggggccggggtaAGAGGGGGGCCCAGCCCTGCCACGGGCTGCCCGGCCgtcaccatcctcctcctcctcctcctcctcctcctcgtcgtcCTCCTCGTCCTCGCTGTCTGTGCTgcctctgctcctgccccaggAATGCCTGTCCGTCAGCCACtgtgctgggcagagggagggcaccccaccccgcccccccaaccccaccaggGCTGGCCGCAGGCGCACGACGGGAAGGAACCAAAGGgacggaggggagggggcagcgggGAAGAGCCTTGGAGAGAAAGCCCACGTTCCACGGCAGTGGGAAGGCAGGTGGGAACTCGAGCGCCCTCTGGAAAGAGCGTGGCCATCCGCACGGGGCGGAAAAGCCTCACCTAGCCCCTCAGCAGGAACAGAGGGCCCCTCCCACCACCTGCACAGCCCTCTCAGGGAAGGCTGACGCCAC includes:
- the TMEM86B gene encoding lysoplasmalogenase; its protein translation is MQAILGGSQADMDSRKEGLPGKPCFSAHHVGRWLIPFFLTCAIYFLFWSPENQPSWVGALIKCLPILHLAVFLRTVHPGGSYSLLLQGALLCSAVGDCCLVWPEAFLYGMAAFAMAHLLYIWAFGLTPLKPGLLLPVLLVSIPYHGFLLWHLPPDMVLPLTAYSLVLAAMLWRGLARGGSAGWGALLFTLSDAVLAWNTFAYPLPHAHLVIMTTYYAAQVLIGLSAFQSPRLKSN